The following proteins are co-located in the Xyrauchen texanus isolate HMW12.3.18 chromosome 43, RBS_HiC_50CHRs, whole genome shotgun sequence genome:
- the macir gene encoding macrophage immunometabolism regulator, producing the protein MSLKMEMDVSGASRTPISVLPAAEAKSTLKLEPDKPRCSSTPCSPMKNTVSGYKILHMNSNYLVGFTTGEELLKLAHKWSSPENSNTDALPSPIKKPVDIGLHRASRIYKAKSRYYQPYDIPAINGRRRRRMPSSSDSCLKSMVAMEPSKSLHGPLPLCLLKGKRVYSKSLDYLNLDKMSIREPADTEVLQYQLQHLTLRGERMFTRNKT; encoded by the coding sequence ATGTCATTAAAGATGGAGATGGATGTCAGTGGAGCATCCAGGACACCCATATCTGTTCTACCTGCTGCTGAGGCAAAAAGCACCCTGAAGCTTGAGCCTGACAAACCCCGCTGCTCCAGCACACCCTGCTCCCCAATGAAAAATACTGTCTCAGGATACAAAATTCTTCACATGAACTCCAACTATTTGGTGGGCTTCACCACTGGCGAGGAGCTTCTTAAATTAGCTCACAAGTGGTCTAGCCCAGAGAACAGCAACACAGATGCCTTGCCCAGCCCCATCAAAAAGCCTGTGGATATAGGTTTGCACAGAGCTTCACGGATTTACAAAGCCAAAAGCCGCTACTACCAACCTTATGACATCCCAGCCATCAATGGGCGTAGGAGGCGCCGTATGCCTAGTTCAAGCGACAGCTGCTTGAAATCTATGGTGGCCATGGAGCCCAGTAAGTCTTTGCACGGCCCCCTGCCCCTCTGCCTTTTAAAGGGCAAGCGGGTGTATTCCAAGTCCCTGGACTACCTCAACCTGGACAAGATGAGCATAAGGGAGCCGGCAGACACAGAGGTGCTGCAGTATCAGCTGCAGCATCTTACCCTGCGGGGTGAGCGCATGTTCACCCGCAACAAGACATGA